From Ammospiza caudacuta isolate bAmmCau1 chromosome 15, bAmmCau1.pri, whole genome shotgun sequence, a single genomic window includes:
- the TPD52L2 gene encoding tumor protein D54 isoform X6, whose amino-acid sequence MESANQDINLNSPNKGLLADAMTDVPVDNAARGAAPEGLTLAEEEELRAELAKVEEEIGTLRQVLAAKERHCGELKRKLGLTPLDGLKQNLSKSWHDVQVSNAYKKTQETLSQAGQKTSAALSNVGSVISRKLGDMRAHSISHSLSGYSIRHSISMPAMRNSATFKSFEDRVGTIKSRVVGSRENSTDGLHSPSGAGDKPPQDNAPF is encoded by the exons ATGGAGAGCGCGAACCAGG ATATCAACCTTAACTCTCCCAACAAAGGTCTGCTGGCCGATGCCATGACAGATGTTCCCGTGGATAACGCGGCCCGGGGCGCTGCGCCCGAGGGATTGACTCTggccgaggaggaggagctgagagCCGAGCTCGCCAAG GTTGAAGAAGAAATTGGTACTCTCAGACAAGTTCTGGCTGCCAAAGAGAGGCACTGTGGGGAGCTGAAGAGGAAGCTGGGTCTGACTCCCTTGGATGGGCTGAAGCAGAACCTGTCCAAAAGCTGGCACGATGTGCAAGTCTCCAACGC TTATAAGAAGACCCAGGAAACCCTTTCCCAGGCAGGACAGAAGACTTCAGCAGCCCTTTCCAATGTAGGTTCTGTTATCAGCAGGAAGCTTGGTGACATGAG GGCTCACTCCATCTCACATTCCCTTAG CGGCTACTCCATCCGCCACTCGATAAGTATGCCAGCCATGAG GAATTCTGCAACCTTCAAGTCCTTTGAAGATAGAGTTGGGACCATAAAG TCCCGCgtggtgggcagcagggaaaacagCACTGACGGCCTGCACTCCCCCTCTGGAGCTGGGGACAAGCCTCCACAAGACAACGCTCCCTTCTAG
- the TPD52L2 gene encoding tumor protein D54 isoform X9, whose translation MESANQDINLNSPNKGLLADAMTDVPVDNAARGAAPEGLTLAEEEELRAELAKVEEEIGTLRQVLAAKERHCGELKRKLGLTPLDGLKQNLSKSWHDVQVSNAYKKTQETLSQAGQKTSAALSNVGSVISRKLGDMRNSATFKSFEDRVGTIKSRVVGSRENSTDGLHSPSGAGDKPPQDNAPF comes from the exons ATGGAGAGCGCGAACCAGG ATATCAACCTTAACTCTCCCAACAAAGGTCTGCTGGCCGATGCCATGACAGATGTTCCCGTGGATAACGCGGCCCGGGGCGCTGCGCCCGAGGGATTGACTCTggccgaggaggaggagctgagagCCGAGCTCGCCAAG GTTGAAGAAGAAATTGGTACTCTCAGACAAGTTCTGGCTGCCAAAGAGAGGCACTGTGGGGAGCTGAAGAGGAAGCTGGGTCTGACTCCCTTGGATGGGCTGAAGCAGAACCTGTCCAAAAGCTGGCACGATGTGCAAGTCTCCAACGC TTATAAGAAGACCCAGGAAACCCTTTCCCAGGCAGGACAGAAGACTTCAGCAGCCCTTTCCAATGTAGGTTCTGTTATCAGCAGGAAGCTTGGTGACATGAG GAATTCTGCAACCTTCAAGTCCTTTGAAGATAGAGTTGGGACCATAAAG TCCCGCgtggtgggcagcagggaaaacagCACTGACGGCCTGCACTCCCCCTCTGGAGCTGGGGACAAGCCTCCACAAGACAACGCTCCCTTCTAG
- the TPD52L2 gene encoding tumor protein D54 isoform X4, which translates to MESANQDINLNSPNKGLLADAMTDVPVDNAARGAAPEGLTLAEEEELRAELAKVEEEIGTLRQVLAAKERHCGELKRKLGLTPLDGLKQNLSKSWHDVQVSNAYVKTSEKLGEWNDKVTQSDLYLSASSTLEDWNEKLTQSEAYKKTQETLSQAGQKTSAALSNVGSVISRKLGDMRAHSISHSLSGYSIRHSISMPAMRNSATFKSFEDRVGTIKTSIRANGLSDM; encoded by the exons ATGGAGAGCGCGAACCAGG ATATCAACCTTAACTCTCCCAACAAAGGTCTGCTGGCCGATGCCATGACAGATGTTCCCGTGGATAACGCGGCCCGGGGCGCTGCGCCCGAGGGATTGACTCTggccgaggaggaggagctgagagCCGAGCTCGCCAAG GTTGAAGAAGAAATTGGTACTCTCAGACAAGTTCTGGCTGCCAAAGAGAGGCACTGTGGGGAGCTGAAGAGGAAGCTGGGTCTGACTCCCTTGGATGGGCTGAAGCAGAACCTGTCCAAAAGCTGGCACGATGTGCAAGTCTCCAACGC TTATGTGAAAACATCTGAGAAACTTGGAGAGTGGAATGACAAAGTGACACAGTCTGACTT ATATCtttcagccagcagcacactggAGGACTGGAATGAAAAATTAACTCAATCAGAAGC TTATAAGAAGACCCAGGAAACCCTTTCCCAGGCAGGACAGAAGACTTCAGCAGCCCTTTCCAATGTAGGTTCTGTTATCAGCAGGAAGCTTGGTGACATGAG GGCTCACTCCATCTCACATTCCCTTAG CGGCTACTCCATCCGCCACTCGATAAGTATGCCAGCCATGAG GAATTCTGCAACCTTCAAGTCCTTTGAAGATAGAGTTGGGACCATAAAG ACTAGTATTCGGGCAAATGGCCTCTCAGATATGTGA
- the TPD52L2 gene encoding tumor protein D54 isoform X7, producing MESANQDINLNSPNKGLLADAMTDVPVDNAARGAAPEGLTLAEEEELRAELAKVEEEIGTLRQVLAAKERHCGELKRKLGLTPLDGLKQNLSKSWHDVQVSNAYVKTSEKLGEWNDKVTQSDFYKKTQETLSQAGQKTSAALSNVGSVISRKLGDMRNSATFKSFEDRVGTIKSRVVGSRENSTDGLHSPSGAGDKPPQDNAPF from the exons ATGGAGAGCGCGAACCAGG ATATCAACCTTAACTCTCCCAACAAAGGTCTGCTGGCCGATGCCATGACAGATGTTCCCGTGGATAACGCGGCCCGGGGCGCTGCGCCCGAGGGATTGACTCTggccgaggaggaggagctgagagCCGAGCTCGCCAAG GTTGAAGAAGAAATTGGTACTCTCAGACAAGTTCTGGCTGCCAAAGAGAGGCACTGTGGGGAGCTGAAGAGGAAGCTGGGTCTGACTCCCTTGGATGGGCTGAAGCAGAACCTGTCCAAAAGCTGGCACGATGTGCAAGTCTCCAACGC TTATGTGAAAACATCTGAGAAACTTGGAGAGTGGAATGACAAAGTGACACAGTCTGACTT TTATAAGAAGACCCAGGAAACCCTTTCCCAGGCAGGACAGAAGACTTCAGCAGCCCTTTCCAATGTAGGTTCTGTTATCAGCAGGAAGCTTGGTGACATGAG GAATTCTGCAACCTTCAAGTCCTTTGAAGATAGAGTTGGGACCATAAAG TCCCGCgtggtgggcagcagggaaaacagCACTGACGGCCTGCACTCCCCCTCTGGAGCTGGGGACAAGCCTCCACAAGACAACGCTCCCTTCTAG
- the TPD52L2 gene encoding tumor protein D54 isoform X5 has product MESANQDINLNSPNKGLLADAMTDVPVDNAARGAAPEGLTLAEEEELRAELAKVEEEIGTLRQVLAAKERHCGELKRKLGLTPLDGLKQNLSKSWHDVQVSNAYVKTSEKLGEWNDKVTQSDLYLSASSTLEDWNEKLTQSEAYKKTQETLSQAGQKTSAALSNVGSVISRKLGDMRNSATFKSFEDRVGTIKSRVVGSRENSTDGLHSPSGAGDKPPQDNAPF; this is encoded by the exons ATGGAGAGCGCGAACCAGG ATATCAACCTTAACTCTCCCAACAAAGGTCTGCTGGCCGATGCCATGACAGATGTTCCCGTGGATAACGCGGCCCGGGGCGCTGCGCCCGAGGGATTGACTCTggccgaggaggaggagctgagagCCGAGCTCGCCAAG GTTGAAGAAGAAATTGGTACTCTCAGACAAGTTCTGGCTGCCAAAGAGAGGCACTGTGGGGAGCTGAAGAGGAAGCTGGGTCTGACTCCCTTGGATGGGCTGAAGCAGAACCTGTCCAAAAGCTGGCACGATGTGCAAGTCTCCAACGC TTATGTGAAAACATCTGAGAAACTTGGAGAGTGGAATGACAAAGTGACACAGTCTGACTT ATATCtttcagccagcagcacactggAGGACTGGAATGAAAAATTAACTCAATCAGAAGC TTATAAGAAGACCCAGGAAACCCTTTCCCAGGCAGGACAGAAGACTTCAGCAGCCCTTTCCAATGTAGGTTCTGTTATCAGCAGGAAGCTTGGTGACATGAG GAATTCTGCAACCTTCAAGTCCTTTGAAGATAGAGTTGGGACCATAAAG TCCCGCgtggtgggcagcagggaaaacagCACTGACGGCCTGCACTCCCCCTCTGGAGCTGGGGACAAGCCTCCACAAGACAACGCTCCCTTCTAG
- the TPD52L2 gene encoding tumor protein D54 isoform X2, translating into MESANQGLLADAMTDVPVDNAARGAAPEGLTLAEEEELRAELAKVEEEIGTLRQVLAAKERHCGELKRKLGLTPLDGLKQNLSKSWHDVQVSNAYVKTSEKLGEWNDKVTQSDLYLSASSTLEDWNEKLTQSEAYKKTQETLSQAGQKTSAALSNVGSVISRKLGDMRAHSISHSLSGYSIRHSISMPAMRNSATFKSFEDRVGTIKSRVVGSRENSTDGLHSPSGAGDKPPQDNAPF; encoded by the exons ATGGAGAGCGCGAACCAGG GTCTGCTGGCCGATGCCATGACAGATGTTCCCGTGGATAACGCGGCCCGGGGCGCTGCGCCCGAGGGATTGACTCTggccgaggaggaggagctgagagCCGAGCTCGCCAAG GTTGAAGAAGAAATTGGTACTCTCAGACAAGTTCTGGCTGCCAAAGAGAGGCACTGTGGGGAGCTGAAGAGGAAGCTGGGTCTGACTCCCTTGGATGGGCTGAAGCAGAACCTGTCCAAAAGCTGGCACGATGTGCAAGTCTCCAACGC TTATGTGAAAACATCTGAGAAACTTGGAGAGTGGAATGACAAAGTGACACAGTCTGACTT ATATCtttcagccagcagcacactggAGGACTGGAATGAAAAATTAACTCAATCAGAAGC TTATAAGAAGACCCAGGAAACCCTTTCCCAGGCAGGACAGAAGACTTCAGCAGCCCTTTCCAATGTAGGTTCTGTTATCAGCAGGAAGCTTGGTGACATGAG GGCTCACTCCATCTCACATTCCCTTAG CGGCTACTCCATCCGCCACTCGATAAGTATGCCAGCCATGAG GAATTCTGCAACCTTCAAGTCCTTTGAAGATAGAGTTGGGACCATAAAG TCCCGCgtggtgggcagcagggaaaacagCACTGACGGCCTGCACTCCCCCTCTGGAGCTGGGGACAAGCCTCCACAAGACAACGCTCCCTTCTAG
- the TPD52L2 gene encoding tumor protein D54 isoform X3 codes for MESANQDINLNSPNKGLLADAMTDVPVDNAARGAAPEGLTLAEEEELRAELAKVEEEIGTLRQVLAAKERHCGELKRKLGLTPLDGLKQNLSKSWHDVQVSNAYVKTSEKLGEWNDKVTQSDFYKKTQETLSQAGQKTSAALSNVGSVISRKLGDMRAHSISHSLSGYSIRHSISMPAMRNSATFKSFEDRVGTIKSRVVGSRENSTDGLHSPSGAGDKPPQDNAPF; via the exons ATGGAGAGCGCGAACCAGG ATATCAACCTTAACTCTCCCAACAAAGGTCTGCTGGCCGATGCCATGACAGATGTTCCCGTGGATAACGCGGCCCGGGGCGCTGCGCCCGAGGGATTGACTCTggccgaggaggaggagctgagagCCGAGCTCGCCAAG GTTGAAGAAGAAATTGGTACTCTCAGACAAGTTCTGGCTGCCAAAGAGAGGCACTGTGGGGAGCTGAAGAGGAAGCTGGGTCTGACTCCCTTGGATGGGCTGAAGCAGAACCTGTCCAAAAGCTGGCACGATGTGCAAGTCTCCAACGC TTATGTGAAAACATCTGAGAAACTTGGAGAGTGGAATGACAAAGTGACACAGTCTGACTT TTATAAGAAGACCCAGGAAACCCTTTCCCAGGCAGGACAGAAGACTTCAGCAGCCCTTTCCAATGTAGGTTCTGTTATCAGCAGGAAGCTTGGTGACATGAG GGCTCACTCCATCTCACATTCCCTTAG CGGCTACTCCATCCGCCACTCGATAAGTATGCCAGCCATGAG GAATTCTGCAACCTTCAAGTCCTTTGAAGATAGAGTTGGGACCATAAAG TCCCGCgtggtgggcagcagggaaaacagCACTGACGGCCTGCACTCCCCCTCTGGAGCTGGGGACAAGCCTCCACAAGACAACGCTCCCTTCTAG
- the TPD52L2 gene encoding tumor protein D54 isoform X8 — protein sequence MESANQDINLNSPNKGLLADAMTDVPVDNAARGAAPEGLTLAEEEELRAELAKVEEEIGTLRQVLAAKERHCGELKRKLGLTPLDGLKQNLSKSWHDVQVSNAYVKTSEKLGEWNDKVTQSDLYLSASSTLEDWNEKLTQSEAYKKTQETLSQAGQKTSAALSNVGSVISRKLGDMRNSATFKSFEDRVGTIKTSIRANGLSDM from the exons ATGGAGAGCGCGAACCAGG ATATCAACCTTAACTCTCCCAACAAAGGTCTGCTGGCCGATGCCATGACAGATGTTCCCGTGGATAACGCGGCCCGGGGCGCTGCGCCCGAGGGATTGACTCTggccgaggaggaggagctgagagCCGAGCTCGCCAAG GTTGAAGAAGAAATTGGTACTCTCAGACAAGTTCTGGCTGCCAAAGAGAGGCACTGTGGGGAGCTGAAGAGGAAGCTGGGTCTGACTCCCTTGGATGGGCTGAAGCAGAACCTGTCCAAAAGCTGGCACGATGTGCAAGTCTCCAACGC TTATGTGAAAACATCTGAGAAACTTGGAGAGTGGAATGACAAAGTGACACAGTCTGACTT ATATCtttcagccagcagcacactggAGGACTGGAATGAAAAATTAACTCAATCAGAAGC TTATAAGAAGACCCAGGAAACCCTTTCCCAGGCAGGACAGAAGACTTCAGCAGCCCTTTCCAATGTAGGTTCTGTTATCAGCAGGAAGCTTGGTGACATGAG GAATTCTGCAACCTTCAAGTCCTTTGAAGATAGAGTTGGGACCATAAAG ACTAGTATTCGGGCAAATGGCCTCTCAGATATGTGA
- the TPD52L2 gene encoding tumor protein D54 isoform X1: MESANQDINLNSPNKGLLADAMTDVPVDNAARGAAPEGLTLAEEEELRAELAKVEEEIGTLRQVLAAKERHCGELKRKLGLTPLDGLKQNLSKSWHDVQVSNAYVKTSEKLGEWNDKVTQSDLYLSASSTLEDWNEKLTQSEAYKKTQETLSQAGQKTSAALSNVGSVISRKLGDMRAHSISHSLSGYSIRHSISMPAMRNSATFKSFEDRVGTIKSRVVGSRENSTDGLHSPSGAGDKPPQDNAPF; the protein is encoded by the exons ATGGAGAGCGCGAACCAGG ATATCAACCTTAACTCTCCCAACAAAGGTCTGCTGGCCGATGCCATGACAGATGTTCCCGTGGATAACGCGGCCCGGGGCGCTGCGCCCGAGGGATTGACTCTggccgaggaggaggagctgagagCCGAGCTCGCCAAG GTTGAAGAAGAAATTGGTACTCTCAGACAAGTTCTGGCTGCCAAAGAGAGGCACTGTGGGGAGCTGAAGAGGAAGCTGGGTCTGACTCCCTTGGATGGGCTGAAGCAGAACCTGTCCAAAAGCTGGCACGATGTGCAAGTCTCCAACGC TTATGTGAAAACATCTGAGAAACTTGGAGAGTGGAATGACAAAGTGACACAGTCTGACTT ATATCtttcagccagcagcacactggAGGACTGGAATGAAAAATTAACTCAATCAGAAGC TTATAAGAAGACCCAGGAAACCCTTTCCCAGGCAGGACAGAAGACTTCAGCAGCCCTTTCCAATGTAGGTTCTGTTATCAGCAGGAAGCTTGGTGACATGAG GGCTCACTCCATCTCACATTCCCTTAG CGGCTACTCCATCCGCCACTCGATAAGTATGCCAGCCATGAG GAATTCTGCAACCTTCAAGTCCTTTGAAGATAGAGTTGGGACCATAAAG TCCCGCgtggtgggcagcagggaaaacagCACTGACGGCCTGCACTCCCCCTCTGGAGCTGGGGACAAGCCTCCACAAGACAACGCTCCCTTCTAG